One stretch of Arachis duranensis cultivar V14167 chromosome 1, aradu.V14167.gnm2.J7QH, whole genome shotgun sequence DNA includes these proteins:
- the LOC107477457 gene encoding phosphoglycerate mutase-like protein 4 isoform X1, with translation MNTWLCVNESISVSIPKHKYSRSHSYSFPPNPLPLPSFLRLKSVSSLPKQQALNVSLTRHSTHSLQMADSSISDSDSSHPHPEYAEIVVVRHGETAWNADGRIQGHLDVELNEAGRQQAAAVADRLSREPKISFIYSSDLQRAYETAQIIASRCGGLEVIKDSDLRERHLGDLQGLIYREAAKTHPIAHKAFSSRNEDQEIPGGGESIAQLFQRCTSALQRIGRKHKGERVVVVTHGGFIRSLYRWACPNGRPAGKIHNTSVNVFHMYGEDKWTLKLWGDVSHLSQDEFLASGFGGDRTSG, from the exons ATGAACACTTGGTTGTGTGTGAATGAGAGCATCAGCGTAAGCATACCGAAACATAAATATTCTCGCTCCCATTCCTATTCTTTTCCGCCAAACCCACTCCCACTCCCTTCTTTTCTGCGCCTCAAATCCGTTTCTTCTCTCCCCAAACAACAAGCCTTAAACGTCTCTTTGACTCGCCACTCAACTCACTCACTCCAAATGGCCGATTCTTCCATCTCCGATTCCGACTCCAG CCATCCTCATCCAGAGTATGCAGAGATTGTTGTGGTGCGTCATGGTGAAACAGCATGGAATGCTGATGGAAGAATTCAG GGACATCTAGATGTTGAATTAAACGAAGCTGGAAGACAGCAAGCAGCTGCA GTGGCTGATAGACTATCCAGGGAGCCTAAGATCTCTTTTATATATTCTTCCGACTTGCAACGAGCTTATGAAACAGCACAGATTATTGCATCCAGATGTGGAGGGCTAGAG GTTATCAAGGATTCTGACCTACGGGAAAGACACCTAGGGGATCTTCAAGGCCTTATTTATCGTGAAGCAGCAAAGACTCATCCCATAGCCCACAAAGCTTTTTCATCTAGGAATGAAGATCAAGAAATCCCA GGTGGTGGAGAAAGTATTGCCCAGCTTTTCCAGCGCTGCACATCTGCATTGCagagaattggaagaaagcataAAG GGGAGAGAGTAGTAGTTGTTACTCACGGAGGATTCATTCGATCACTTTACAGGTGGGCGTGCCCAAATGGGAGGCCTGCTGGGAAGATACATAACACATCAGTGAATGTTTTTCACATGTACGGTGAGGACAAATGGACCTTAAAATTGTGGGGTGATGTTAGCCATCTTAGCCAAGATGAGTTTCTGGCATCAGGGTTTGGGGGTGACAGAACTTCAGGTTAG
- the LOC107477457 gene encoding phosphoglycerate mutase-like protein 4 isoform X2 codes for MNTWLCVNESISVSIPKHKYSRSHSYSFPPNPLPLPSFLRLKSVSSLPKQQALNVSLTRHSTHSLQMADSSISDSDSSHPHPEYAEIVVVRHGETAWNADGRIQGHLDVELNEAGRQQAAAVADRLSREPKISFIYSSDLQRAYETAQIIASRCGGLEVIKDSDLRERHLGDLQGLIYREAAKTHPIAHKAFSSRNEDQEIPGGGESIAQLFQRCTSALQRIGRKHKGGRAQMGGLLGRYITHQ; via the exons ATGAACACTTGGTTGTGTGTGAATGAGAGCATCAGCGTAAGCATACCGAAACATAAATATTCTCGCTCCCATTCCTATTCTTTTCCGCCAAACCCACTCCCACTCCCTTCTTTTCTGCGCCTCAAATCCGTTTCTTCTCTCCCCAAACAACAAGCCTTAAACGTCTCTTTGACTCGCCACTCAACTCACTCACTCCAAATGGCCGATTCTTCCATCTCCGATTCCGACTCCAG CCATCCTCATCCAGAGTATGCAGAGATTGTTGTGGTGCGTCATGGTGAAACAGCATGGAATGCTGATGGAAGAATTCAG GGACATCTAGATGTTGAATTAAACGAAGCTGGAAGACAGCAAGCAGCTGCA GTGGCTGATAGACTATCCAGGGAGCCTAAGATCTCTTTTATATATTCTTCCGACTTGCAACGAGCTTATGAAACAGCACAGATTATTGCATCCAGATGTGGAGGGCTAGAG GTTATCAAGGATTCTGACCTACGGGAAAGACACCTAGGGGATCTTCAAGGCCTTATTTATCGTGAAGCAGCAAAGACTCATCCCATAGCCCACAAAGCTTTTTCATCTAGGAATGAAGATCAAGAAATCCCA GGTGGTGGAGAAAGTATTGCCCAGCTTTTCCAGCGCTGCACATCTGCATTGCagagaattggaagaaagcataAAG GTGGGCGTGCCCAAATGGGAGGCCTGCTGGGAAGATACATAACACATCAGTGA